A region of Anopheles merus strain MAF chromosome 2R, AmerM5.1, whole genome shotgun sequence DNA encodes the following proteins:
- the LOC121590394 gene encoding trypsin epsilon-like → MRCSARALGVVVVAICCTDLIFAYFALAVPVEAVVARVHRLPAVRLLQVRASDDPRADRIVGGSKTTIESVPYQVSLRYFNNHICGGSIISHSWVLTAAHCLDWYPNNDEITVRTGSTSQSAGGSLHAVFYYHLHERYDPNEFQWDVATVRVRTPMGLGAGRAPIPLATSTEWTVGERILVTGWGYLTAAGKVDDTLQMILLDAVPPESCNRTWTGFIKADMLCAGGPGVDACAGDSGGPAVQDGVQYGIVSWGSIDCGNGLPGVFTNIAHPSVRSFIRRTTML, encoded by the exons ATGCGATGCAGCGCCCGTGCTCTCGGAGTGGTGGTCGTGGCCATCTGTTGCACTGATTTAATTTTCGCTTATTtcg CGCTCGCCGTGCCCGTAGAAGCTGTGGTGGCGAGAGTGCATCGTTTGCCGGCGGTTCGGTTGCTGCAGGTCAGAGCGAGCGACGACCCAAGGGCCGACCGTATCGTCGGTGGCAGTAAGACAACCATCGAGAGCGTTCCTTATCAGGTTTCGCTGCGGTATTTCAATAATCACATCTGCGGTGGATCCATCATATCTCACTCGTGGGTGCTGACGGCAGCACACTGTCTGGATTGGTATCCCAACAATGACGAA ATTACAGTGCGCACCGGGAGCACCAGCCAGTCGGCGGGCGGATCGCTGCATGCGGTGTTTTACTACCACCTTCACGAGCGCTACGACCCGAACGAGTTCCAGTGGGATGTGGCCACCGTGCGCGTCCGAACGCCCATGGGGTTGGGCGCGGGCAGAGCGCCCATTCCGCTGGCCACCTCGACCGAGTGGACCGTTGGCGAGCGCATCTTGGTGACGGGCTGGGGCTATCTGACCGCCGCCGGGAAGGTCGACGATACGTTGCAGATGATCCTGCTGGACGCGGTACCGCCGGAGTCGTGCAACCGTACCTGGACCGGGTTCATCAAGGCAGA CATGCTCTGTGCCGGCGGGCCGGGCGTCGATGCGTGCGCTGGGGACAGTGGAGGACCGGCGGTGCAGGACGGCGTACAGTACGGGATCGTGTCGTGGGGTTCGATCGACTGTGGCAACGGACTGCCCGGGGTGTTCACCAACATTGCTCATCCGTCGGTTCGAAGTTTCATTCGCCGCACCACGATGCTGTAG